The DNA segment TTCGGTCTGCCCGAGCACATCCGGATCACGACCGGAACGCGTGCGGAGACGCCCCGGGCCGTCGAGACGATCAACGAGGTACTCGCCGACGTTCGAGGGGATCGCCCGTGAGAGTCGCCGTCACCGGGACGCCCGGGACCGGGAAGACGACCGCGACGGAGTTGCTTGCGTCGGATTTCGAGGTGGTGCACCTCAACGAGGTCATCCGCGAGCAGGAACTGACGACGGGCCACGACGACGAGCGTGACACCCTGGTCGCCGATCTGGACGCCGTCGAGTCGTGGCTCGGCGATCGCGAGGACGTCGTCGTCGAGTCCCACCTGGCTCACGAGTTCGACGCCGACAGGGTGGTCGTCCTGCGGTGTGCACCCGACGTGATCGAGCGTCGGCTTCGCGAGCGTGGCGAGTCCGCGGAGTCGGCCCGGGAAAACGCCGAGAGCGAAGCGCTGGACGTCATCCTGGGCCACGCGGTCCAGAACCACGGTGAGGACAGCGTCTACGAGATCGAAACGACCGATCGCTCGCCCGAGTCGGTTGCGGCGGCGATCGAGGCCGTGATCGCCGGCGAGCGCGAACCGAGTGCCGGCACCGTCGATTACACCGACTACCTATGACGCTCGACAAATACCGATCGCTCGCGGATCGCGTATTGAACCCGTTCGTCACCCTCGCCGCAAAACTCGGCCTGACGCCCAACGGCGTGAGCGTGCTTGCAATCGTCGTCGCCGCCGCGGCCGCGGGAGCGTTCTATCTCGGCGGCGAGCAGCCGATCTTCTACGGTGTGGGTGCCCTGCTCGTGTTCCTCAACGGCGGGCTCGATCTGATCGACGGCGCGCTCGCCCGTCGGCTCGAGATGGCCTCCGAAGCCGGAGATCTGCTCGATCACGTCCTCGATCGCTACGCCGACATCATCATTCTCGTCGGGCTCGCGGCGGGGATCGGCCGGTACGACATCGGCCTCGCCGCGGTGACCGGTGTCCTGATGACCTCGTATCTCGGGACCCAGGCCCAGGCGGTCGGGCTGGATCGCGTGTACGGTGGACTGCTCGGTCGTGCCGATCGGCTCGTGCTGATCAGTATCGTCGGAGCGATCGCGGTGGTCGTAACCGAACCGATCCAGGGGTTCACCGTCGTCGGCTGGTTGCTGATCGTCTTCGCCGTCGTGGGCCATCTCACCGCGCTCCAGCGGTTCTACTACGCGATGGGCGACCTTCGGTGATCGGCGCTTGACCCCGTTGTCGGTAACGGGAGCCTTTATCAACGGCGGGCCAGTAGCCGTCGAGTATGCACGATCCACAGGCGGGGCCGGAGTTGCCCCACTCCACCGGAGGCCGGCGGATGGAATCGGCCTTCGATCCCGAACTGGGCTCGCTCCCCAGCGGCGAGCGCGACGAGGACGCCGTCAACAAGACCGGGACGACGACCATCGGTATCGCGACTGCGGACGGCGTCGTCGTCGCGACCGATCGGCGGGCCAGCCTCGGCGGCCGGTTCGTCTCGAACAAGGACGTCCAGAAAGTCGAGCAGATCCACCCGACCGCCGCGCTCACGCTCGTCGGCAGCGTCGGCGGCGCACAGTCGTTCATCCGGACGCTACGCGCGGAGGTCAACCTCTACGAGACGCGCCGCGGGAAGGGTATGAGCATGCAGGCACTCTCGACGCTGGCGGGCAACTTCGCTCGCGGCGGGCCGTTCCTGGCGATCAACCCGATCCTGGGCGGTATCGACGAGGAGGGGAGCCACGTCTACAGCATCGACCCCGCCGGCGGCGTTATGGAGGACGACTACACCGTTACGGGATCCGGATTGACTGTCGCATACGGGACCCTCGAGGACCGGTACGAACCGGACATGAGCATCGAGCAGGCCACCGAGGTCGCCGCCGTCTCGATCGAGGCGGCCGCCGAGCGCGACACCGGATCGGGCAACGGGCTCTGTGTCGCCGAAGTCACCGAGGACGGTGTCGATATCACGACCTACGACGACTACGACATCTAGGATCCACGACGTGCGACAGCAGCGCGTACGACCGTTTTGTAGTTGATTGTGTCTCTCCAGTCGCGCTCCAGCCGATAGCCTATTTGTGTCTCCGAAGTAACGCCGGATATGGGTCTGTTCGGAACGGCCGGGATACGAGGTTCCGTCGAGGAGACTGTCACGCCTGAACTCGCGCTGTCGGTCGGTCGTGCGGTCGGCCGCGAGGCGGACACTGTTGTCGTCGGACGGGACGGCCGCCAGTCCGGTGTCGCGCTGGCTGCGGCTGTCGAGGCCGGCCTGGAGAGTGCCGGCGCTCGGGTCGTCCGACTCGGGCAGGTACCGACGCCGGCGCTGGCGTGGGCATCACGCGGCCGGTACGGTATCATGTTGACGGCGAGCCACAACCCGCCGGCGGACAACGGGATCAAGCTGTTCGTCGACGGCGTCGAGTTCGACGGCGACGCCGAGGACCGGATCGAGCGACGCGTCGAGAGTGGCCTCGAGCCGGCACCCTGGGACGAGTGGGGGACCGTCGAACGCGCGGACGTGTTAGGGACGTACAGAGGGACGATCGCCGACTACGCCGATGGCCACGGCGAGCCGCTGGATGGCCTCACCGTCGCGATAGACTGTGGCAACGGGATGGCGTCGCTGGCGACGCCGCAGGTCCTCCAGGAACTCGGCGGCGACGTGCGGGCGCTCAACGCCAACGTCGACAGCCACTTCGACGCCCGTGGCAGCAAACCCACGCCGGAGACGCTGACCGGATTGCGCTCGTTCGTCGCGGACAACCCGGACGTCGATCTGGGGATCGGCCACGACGGTGACGCCGACCGGATCGTCATCGTCGACAGCGACGGCGGGATCGTCCACGAGGACACCGTGCTGGCGATCCTGGCCGAACACTACACGCGTGCCAGCGACGCGGCCGACCCGGTCGTCCTGACGACGCCCAACGCGTCCGGCCGGATCGACGAACGGGTCGAAGCCGTCGGCGGTCGCGTCGAGCGAACCGGTCTCGGTGTGCTTCACGAGGGCATCGCGGCGATCCGGGCCGACGCCAGCGAGGACACGGAGATCGTCTTCGCCGCCGAACCCTGGAAACACATCCATCCCACGTTGGGCGGGTGGATCGACGGCGTTGCCAGCGCGGCGGTGTTCGCCCGTCTCGTCGCCAACGTCGGCCTCGACGCGCTGCGGCAGCCGGTGACCGACCGGCCCTACCGCAAGGATCCCGTGCGCTGTCCGGACGAGCACAAGTCGGCAGCGATGGATGCCCTCGAAACGCAGTTGCCCGAGGCGTTCCCCGACGCCGAGGTGTCCCTGGAGCACGGCGTGCGTCTGTCATTCCCTGACGGGTCCTGGACGCTCGTCCGGCCGAGCGGGACCGAACCGTACGTCCGCGTCTACGTCGAGAGCGAGGACGTCGAGGCGATGCTCGCGGACGTCCAATCGGTCGTCGCAGACGCTGTCGAAGACGTGCGAGGCCCGTGAGATCACACGAACTGGTCGAGAGCATCCGTTACGGCTTCGATGTCGTCGATGTGGTCGGGATCGAAGCGCATCGCTGATCGGTACCAGTCGCTGCGCGTGATCGCAAGTTCGCCCTCAGTGTGCTCGTACCCATCGATCGTCTCCCATTCGTGTAGCGTCGCCTGCAGGAAAATCCCCTCGTCGGTGATCTCGGCGGACTGTTTCTGGTCAGTGAACAGGTTGAGCCACACCGGGAGCATAGCGGGCAGCCAGACGAACGCCGTCAGATCAGTCTCACCGCCGATCACGACGATACTGGCGATGGCAACGGCGACCACTACGAAGAGGGCGCTGACGGCGTATTTCGCCTGTCTTCGCACTTTTGCGGGCGGTCCAGCTTCGAAGGAAACGAGCGTCGTCAGTTCCTCCTGTAGTCGGTTCTGTCGAATTTCGTGGCCGAGCAGGAGCGCGACGAGCCATACGAGGGCAGCGACCGATCCGAAAAACCACGGGCTGACGAACAGTGAAACGGCCGACTCAGCGCGTGTAATGGCTGGAACGAGCCACGCCAGCGGGAGCAGGAAGCCAGCGATACCGCGGGGCGCCGTGTGGACGAACTGCTCGGGTTCTCGGATGTCAGTCGCGACCAGTCCGACGACTGCACCGACGCCGCCGCCAGCCACGAACAGCGCCCACTCGTTGCCTGGGAGCACCGATCCGATGGGACCGACCAACAGCGTCGCGTACAGTATCAGTGTCGCTCGGAGGGCAAACCGTCGCATCGTGCAGCCCTGACGGACTGTCCGGACGAAAAGCTATCGGGACCCAGCCTATTTCCCGCTTCGCTCGGACTGGTCGCTATGGACAACCTCACCGAACGCGCTCGCGAGGCGGCGTCTTCCTCGTATACGCCATATTCTGAATATCCGGTCGGCGCAGCCATCCGAACGGCTGACAGCACCGTGTTCACCGGGTGTAACGTCGAGAACGAAAACTACACGAATAGCGTTCACGCCGAGGCGCTGGCGATCAGCAACGCCGTCCAGGCCGGCCACCGAGAGTTCGACGCGGTCGCCGTCTCCTCGGGCGAGCGCGACGGCGTCACGCCCTGTGGGACGTGTCGTCAAACCCTCGCGGAGTTCTGCGGGGACGACTTGGAGATTCACTGTGACGAAGGCGAGACGACCGCCACGTACACGCTGGGCGAACTGCTCCCGGAGCGTTGACCGACCAGCGTCACTCGCCCTTGCTTTCGCCGTGTGGTCCGGGAGGGCCTTCGAACCCGGTTTCCATCATTTCACATTCCCCATTTTGGTTGATCCGAAGCCGTCCCTGGTACCCGCACGTCCCGTTGTTGTTGTACTTGCAGCGCGTGCAGCGACATTCCAGATCCTTACCCGAACCTGTGAACGACATACACGATATTACGGGCGGAGATCCTTGGAAGCGGCGGCGACTGTAGAATGGTGGCCCCCACCCTACTGACTATGTATGGCTACGAAAGCGCGATCTGAGAACTGGCAGCAATTCAGAGTTGCGTAGACCGCCTTAGCTATCGGGAACGACCTTTTCTTCGCCGTCGAAGTGCGCGGAGTTGTCCTGTGGGTCATAGCCCAGCGCCTCGCGGGCGCGCTTGATGGAGTAGTACTTACGGTCGTTGTCGGAGATGCCGTAGACGATCTCGAAGTCGTAGTCGGCCTCCAGGGCCCGCTGGTGAATGTGTGCACAGTCGGGATAGGAGAGCCACATCGCCTGGCCGCGCTCGTAATCGATCGGTGGATGCCCCTTGGTGAGGTTCCCGATCCGGATGTTGCAGACGTCGATACCGTAGGTGTCGTGATAATATCGGCCGAGCACCTCGCCCGTCGCTTTCGAGACGCCGTAGAGATTGCCCGGACGGGGTAGTTCGGTTCCGTCGAGCAAGAATTCGTCGTCCTCGCGGTACATCTCGGGCGTGCGCTGGTCGGTCTCGAAGGCGCCGACGGCGTGGTTCGAGGAGGCGTAGACGAACTTCTCGACACCCTCGTCGACAGCGGCCTCGTAGATCTTCTGGGTGCCGTCGATGTTGTTCTCCAGGACGCTGTCCCAGGAGGCTTCCGGCCGGGGGTCGCCGGCGAGGTGGATGATCGCTCCGACGCCCTCGACGGCCGCCCGGACGAGCGCTTCGTCGGTGACGTCGCCGATCATATACTCGTGGTCCGGTTCCTCGTCCGGCGGGCTATGCAAGAGCAGTCGCCACTCGTATTCTTCGGCGAGTCCGTCGAGGATCGCCTCGCCGACGCGACCGCCAGCACCCGTGAGCAGAACGGGATCGTCCATCGAGTGTATCTGTGCGACCGGTCAGTAAGTAAGATGCGGTTCGCCCCGCGAACGGCCCCTGTTGGACGATGCCATGCGGTCTCCGTCGGGTCGAAGCGCGTTTGGCGCTGGCCCGCGAGTGGACAGGTATGCCCACCGACGCCGAGCGGGCCTGCTTCGAGGCCGGGATCAAGTTCGGATCGCTGTACCACCAGTTCGCCGGCACGCCGATCAGTCCCGCGAGTGCCGACAGCCTCGCGACCGCGATGGAGGAGGCAATCGAGAACCAACCCTACTGTGAGTCCGTGACAGTCGGCATCCGGATGGGTGAACTCGCGGACGCGATCGAGGCGGGTAGCGCCGATTACACCGAGCTCACTGGGGCGTTTCTGGACGTCGAGCTGACGATTGCCTACGAGGGAACGACTGTTATCGCACGAATGGAGATGGAAGACGGGTACCCACTGATGCGGCTCGACGAAGTCAGGTGAAGCGATTGCGGCGGCCAGTCTTTTGTCCACCGGCTGTGAAGTCGACCTATGATCGACCTTCGGAGTGATACCGTCACGACACCCAGCGACGCAATGCGTGCGGCCGCCGCCGACGCCGACGTGGGCGACGACGTCTACGGCGAGGACCCGACAGTCAACGAACTCCAGTCTCGCGCGGCCGACCTACTCGGGAAGGAAGCCGCCCTGTACGTCCCCTCCGGGACGATGGGCAACCAGATCGCCGTCCGAACACATACCGAGCGCGGCCAGGAAGTCCTCCTCGAAGAAGCGTGTCATACCTACAAGTGGGAACTCGGCGGGATCGCCCAGCACAGCCAGGTCCAGGCCCGCACGCTGGACGGCGGCGAACGCGGCGTGATCGCCCCCGAACAGGTGCGAAACGGCTACGTCCAAGCCGACGACCACCGGCCCGGGACCGGCCTGCTCGTCCTGGAGAACACGCACAACGCCAAAGGCGGGACTGCAATCGCTCCCGAGCATATTGACGCTGCCGCCGAGGCCGCCCACGAGCGCGGCGTACCTGTCCACCTCGACGGGGCGCGGCTGTTCAACGCCGCGGCCGCGCTGGACGTGCCGGCCGCCCGGATCGCCCGTGAGGCCGACTCGGTGATGAGCTGCCTCTCGAAGGGACTCGGGGCGCCAATCGGCTCGATGCTCGCGGGCAGCAGCGACTTCATCGAGCGCGCTCGCCGCGTTCGCAAGCTCATGGGCGGTGGCATGCGCCAGGCGGGGATCGTCGCCGCGCCGGGGTTACTCGCGCTTGAAAACCGGGACCGACTGCAAGAGGACCACCGACGCGCTCGCGAACTCGCGGCTGGTCTCGACGATGTCGAAGGGATGACCGTACCGCAACCGGAGACGAATATCGTACTGGTCGAAACCGACGAACCCGCACGGGAAGTCCTGGATCGATTGGGAGAACGGGACGTGATGGGGAGCGCCTTCGGCGAGCATACGATTCGCCTCTGTACCCACTGGGATATCGACGACGAAGATATCGAAACGACGGTCGAACGCGCCAGAGGCGTCTAGAACTACCGGTCGCGTCCGCGACTCTCGTCGAGCCCCTCTTGAAAGCCGGTCACGGTCCGACGTACGAACAGGTAGATGTAGAACACGAACCCGAGCATGACCACGACGAGGCCGATCAGGACCGGGTCGATTTCGATGCCGAAGACACTGAACAGGGCGATGGCGAGATTCATACACGTGGGTTCCCGGCCGCGTAAAAAAGGCCTTTCGGGGAGGGGTTCTCCAAACGAAGCTTTCAAGCCTGACTAAACGTTCAGTCAATACATGACCGAACGTCGTATCGATCTTCGGCCGTGGATCGCGGCACTTCTCGGTTCGATCGTTACCGGGCTCGGTCACCTGTATCTCCGGCGAGTCCGGCGTGCGGTCGGCTGGCTCGCGGCCGCGGTGCTCGCGGTTTTCATCTGGGCACCTGATCCCATGGGTGCGTCGCTACTGGAGTTCGTGCCGTCGATGGCGGTCGTCACGCTGAGTGTCCTGGATGCCTTTACGATCGCGTTACTCGAACGGCGGAAGGGGCGAGTCACACGGGACACCGAGACCGTCAACTGTCCCGCTTGCGGGCGTCCGCTCGATCTCGATCTGGATTTCTGTCCGTGGTGTACGACCCGCTTCGAGCGGTTCGAGGTGCGTGAGGTCGAGGGGTAATCCTCAGGACCGGAGCTTCTGGATACGTTTCTCCGTCGGCGGGTGCGTCGAGACGAGTTTCGAGAGGAGACTTCTCGATTCGCTGAAAATACAGAGCGCGCTGGCCTCCTCACTGACCCGGGATCGGCTGTGATCCGCGTTGCTGATCTTCTCCAGTGCGCGTGCGAGCGGTTCGCCACGACCGATGGCACCGGCCGCATCGCTGTCGGCGACGTACTCCCGATACCGGGAGATCGCCAGCACGAACAGCATCACGAGGAACTGGACGATGTTACCCACGATGATCCCCAGAAAGAGGTCGGCGATGTCGTTGTCGCCGAGGAAGATCACGGCAAACTGTGCGACGAGGCCAACGATCGTAGCGATCCCCTGGCCGATGACCATCGTCACCACGTCCCGGTTGCGGATATGCGCGAGCTCGTGTGCGAGCACACCTTCCAACTCGTCGTGATCGAGCACCTGGATGAGCTGGCTGGAGACGACCACGACGCCGGCCCCCTTGCGACCGACTGCGAAGGCGTTGGGGACGCCCATGTCAGCGATCATCAGGCGCGGCTTGTCGATGCCCATGTCGTCGCTCAGGCGCTCGACCGAGCGATGGATCTCCCGGAAGCGGCGATCGTCTTCGGGCATGTCCTGGGCGTTGACGCTTCGTAGGGCGCCCCATTTGCCGACCTTGTACTGGACGCCGATCAGCAGGACGCTCCCCGCGAGTACGAGCGCGAGGACCGCCGTCGATCCACCAAACGCCGCATAGAGCGCGGCAGCGATGACTGCGTAGAACCCGAACAGGATCGATCCGACGATCGCCATTCGGAGCTTGAGACCAACGTGTCGCATGTGTATCCGGTTGTTGCCCGTCGAGACCTATAAGCTTCCTGTCGCGCCGTGCAGACACGATGCTACCGTGACACGTTCGTGTGATACTACCCCGTGGTACAGCGTTACATTGATAAGCGAGAACGGATAAGTTCGAGTGTGGTTCACAATGTCGATGGGCGCATTCGATGATGACGAGCACGAACGCCGTGAGCGCAAAAACAGCGAGGTCGACGCGAGCTTCGACGACAAGCGGACGACCTATCACGGCAGCGTCGATTACGGCGGCGGTGAATCGACCGAGGAGCTCCTCGATCAGTTCGAAGAGATCAAGTCCTCCTGACGGCCGGCTGAGTTGATCTGTCCTGTCGTACAGCGACGGGTACTTGCTCGTTCAGTGGCAAGTCTCGCTAATGACGACACAGCCGTGTGACGGATGTGGTGAGGATGTCCGCATCGCCGGCGGGATCAGCGACTTCTGGAGCCAGGCAGGGGGCTCGACCGGCGGCGTCTCCCTCGAGCTGGCCGACGGTAGCGAGCACTTCCTCTGTTTCGACTGTGTCGAGCGCCTGCCCGACGACCGGGACGTGACGGCCGCCGATATCGACGATCTGTAGTCCAGCCACGCTCCGCATCACGTTCCGGGTCCGACCATCACGGCCAGCACCGCTGATATATCCTGGTCCGACGGGTCCCAGACGACCCGCAGTTCGAACGCGTCAGAGACGTCTGCAACGGT comes from the Halapricum desulfuricans genome and includes:
- a CDS encoding adenylate kinase family protein, giving the protein MRVAVTGTPGTGKTTATELLASDFEVVHLNEVIREQELTTGHDDERDTLVADLDAVESWLGDREDVVVESHLAHEFDADRVVVLRCAPDVIERRLRERGESAESARENAESEALDVILGHAVQNHGEDSVYEIETTDRSPESVAAAIEAVIAGEREPSAGTVDYTDYL
- a CDS encoding CDP-alcohol phosphatidyltransferase family protein, translated to MTLDKYRSLADRVLNPFVTLAAKLGLTPNGVSVLAIVVAAAAAGAFYLGGEQPIFYGVGALLVFLNGGLDLIDGALARRLEMASEAGDLLDHVLDRYADIIILVGLAAGIGRYDIGLAAVTGVLMTSYLGTQAQAVGLDRVYGGLLGRADRLVLISIVGAIAVVVTEPIQGFTVVGWLLIVFAVVGHLTALQRFYYAMGDLR
- the psmB gene encoding archaeal proteasome endopeptidase complex subunit beta gives rise to the protein MESAFDPELGSLPSGERDEDAVNKTGTTTIGIATADGVVVATDRRASLGGRFVSNKDVQKVEQIHPTAALTLVGSVGGAQSFIRTLRAEVNLYETRRGKGMSMQALSTLAGNFARGGPFLAINPILGGIDEEGSHVYSIDPAGGVMEDDYTVTGSGLTVAYGTLEDRYEPDMSIEQATEVAAVSIEAAAERDTGSGNGLCVAEVTEDGVDITTYDDYDI
- a CDS encoding phosphomannomutase is translated as MGLFGTAGIRGSVEETVTPELALSVGRAVGREADTVVVGRDGRQSGVALAAAVEAGLESAGARVVRLGQVPTPALAWASRGRYGIMLTASHNPPADNGIKLFVDGVEFDGDAEDRIERRVESGLEPAPWDEWGTVERADVLGTYRGTIADYADGHGEPLDGLTVAIDCGNGMASLATPQVLQELGGDVRALNANVDSHFDARGSKPTPETLTGLRSFVADNPDVDLGIGHDGDADRIVIVDSDGGIVHEDTVLAILAEHYTRASDAADPVVLTTPNASGRIDERVEAVGGRVERTGLGVLHEGIAAIRADASEDTEIVFAAEPWKHIHPTLGGWIDGVASAAVFARLVANVGLDALRQPVTDRPYRKDPVRCPDEHKSAAMDALETQLPEAFPDAEVSLEHGVRLSFPDGSWTLVRPSGTEPYVRVYVESEDVEAMLADVQSVVADAVEDVRGP
- a CDS encoding DUF5673 domain-containing protein gives rise to the protein MRRFALRATLILYATLLVGPIGSVLPGNEWALFVAGGGVGAVVGLVATDIREPEQFVHTAPRGIAGFLLPLAWLVPAITRAESAVSLFVSPWFFGSVAALVWLVALLLGHEIRQNRLQEELTTLVSFEAGPPAKVRRQAKYAVSALFVVVAVAIASIVVIGGETDLTAFVWLPAMLPVWLNLFTDQKQSAEITDEGIFLQATLHEWETIDGYEHTEGELAITRSDWYRSAMRFDPDHIDDIEAVTDALDQFV
- the cdd gene encoding cytidine deaminase translates to MDNLTERAREAASSSYTPYSEYPVGAAIRTADSTVFTGCNVENENYTNSVHAEALAISNAVQAGHREFDAVAVSSGERDGVTPCGTCRQTLAEFCGDDLEIHCDEGETTATYTLGELLPER
- the azf gene encoding NAD-dependent glucose-6-phosphate dehydrogenase Azf; the encoded protein is MDDPVLLTGAGGRVGEAILDGLAEEYEWRLLLHSPPDEEPDHEYMIGDVTDEALVRAAVEGVGAIIHLAGDPRPEASWDSVLENNIDGTQKIYEAAVDEGVEKFVYASSNHAVGAFETDQRTPEMYREDDEFLLDGTELPRPGNLYGVSKATGEVLGRYYHDTYGIDVCNIRIGNLTKGHPPIDYERGQAMWLSYPDCAHIHQRALEADYDFEIVYGISDNDRKYYSIKRAREALGYDPQDNSAHFDGEEKVVPDS
- a CDS encoding dihydroneopterin aldolase family protein, which encodes MPTDAERACFEAGIKFGSLYHQFAGTPISPASADSLATAMEEAIENQPYCESVTVGIRMGELADAIEAGSADYTELTGAFLDVELTIAYEGTTVIARMEMEDGYPLMRLDEVR
- a CDS encoding threonine aldolase family protein → MIDLRSDTVTTPSDAMRAAAADADVGDDVYGEDPTVNELQSRAADLLGKEAALYVPSGTMGNQIAVRTHTERGQEVLLEEACHTYKWELGGIAQHSQVQARTLDGGERGVIAPEQVRNGYVQADDHRPGTGLLVLENTHNAKGGTAIAPEHIDAAAEAAHERGVPVHLDGARLFNAAAALDVPAARIAREADSVMSCLSKGLGAPIGSMLAGSSDFIERARRVRKLMGGGMRQAGIVAAPGLLALENRDRLQEDHRRARELAAGLDDVEGMTVPQPETNIVLVETDEPAREVLDRLGERDVMGSAFGEHTIRLCTHWDIDDEDIETTVERARGV
- a CDS encoding zinc ribbon domain-containing protein; the encoded protein is MTERRIDLRPWIAALLGSIVTGLGHLYLRRVRRAVGWLAAAVLAVFIWAPDPMGASLLEFVPSMAVVTLSVLDAFTIALLERRKGRVTRDTETVNCPACGRPLDLDLDFCPWCTTRFERFEVREVEG
- a CDS encoding M48 family metallopeptidase yields the protein MRHVGLKLRMAIVGSILFGFYAVIAAALYAAFGGSTAVLALVLAGSVLLIGVQYKVGKWGALRSVNAQDMPEDDRRFREIHRSVERLSDDMGIDKPRLMIADMGVPNAFAVGRKGAGVVVVSSQLIQVLDHDELEGVLAHELAHIRNRDVVTMVIGQGIATIVGLVAQFAVIFLGDNDIADLFLGIIVGNIVQFLVMLFVLAISRYREYVADSDAAGAIGRGEPLARALEKISNADHSRSRVSEEASALCIFSESRSLLSKLVSTHPPTEKRIQKLRS
- a CDS encoding DUF5786 family protein, translating into MSMGAFDDDEHERRERKNSEVDASFDDKRTTYHGSVDYGGGESTEELLDQFEEIKSS
- a CDS encoding DUF7561 family protein; translated protein: MTTQPCDGCGEDVRIAGGISDFWSQAGGSTGGVSLELADGSEHFLCFDCVERLPDDRDVTAADIDDL